In the Quercus lobata isolate SW786 chromosome 5, ValleyOak3.0 Primary Assembly, whole genome shotgun sequence genome, one interval contains:
- the LOC115990157 gene encoding homoserine kinase-like yields MALWYQTPPLPTLNRISPTLKLNSLRCTCSYNLSILNSRPTHILELEPEPIFASVKTFIPATVANLGHGFDFLSCAVDGLGDFISLSIDLSVHPGKISITKISGDAAGKISRDPLSNCARIAAIKVLKMLEI; encoded by the coding sequence ATGGCTCTTTGGTATCAAACTCCTCCTCTTCCTACATTGAATCGTATCTCACCCACTCTCAAACTCAACTCATTACGCTGCACCTGCAGCTACAACCTGTCTATTCTGAATTCCAGACCCACCCACATACTCGAACTTGAACCCGAACCCATATTCGCCTCTGTCAAAACCTTCATTCCTGCCACCGTGGCTAACCTTGGCCACGGCTTCGACTTCCTCAGCTGCGCCGTTGACGGTCTCGGAGACTTCATCTCCCTCTCCATCGACTTATCCGTCCATCCCGGCAAGATCTCCATCACGAAAATATCTGGCGACGCCGCTGGAAAAATCAGCCGCGATCCTCTGTCCAATTGCGCTAGAATCGCCGCGATCAAGGTTCTGAAAATGCTCGAAATTTGA